The following nucleotide sequence is from Rubripirellula tenax.
GAACAGCCCGTTCGTCGCTTCGAAAGATATGCCGGGTCGCGAGGCAAAGTGGTCAAGCAGCGGCCGGTCAAGTAACTCACGGACCGACGCTTCATTGTCCGCTTTCAGAACGAACGCGTTGGAAAACTCGGGATGATCATGGAAATCGATGTCTTGCATTCCGATCATGCTGCCAAGTCGATCCAATGTTCCCTCGGGGCGCAAGTGGAACGTCGGCAACTTCAAATCGGTCGCTAACACTGCCGCGATGGTCTCTCGGTGGACGCGCCGGTTCTTCCCGTGTCCTGTCGTGTATTGGTAGTCAAACAAGTTGATGCAGACATCGGAGGTTTCAGCGACCAGCAAATTTGTGATCTGTTGCTTTCGGCCAATCGCGAATTGGGGAAGCGGCGAAAGTCGGGTGGCAAGCGACAAGCCGGTCGGAAACTCCTGAAAAACCAAGTTCAATTCTTGGGCCACTTCACCCAATGTGGTACGGCGTTGCTCTTCCTTCTTCTTCTGGTGACGGTGAAAAAGTACCCCGATCATCACCATAGGCACGATCCAGCCAGCGTGGAGTACGATGAAAAACAAACCGGCATTGCGTCTTATCCAGTTTCGGTCGTCACGCCTCACTTTCGCCGCTTTCCTGGGGCCTGGTTCAAGCGGACCGACGTCTGCCTTCGTCTCCGTGACTCGGTCGTTTTGCGAGTTTTTATCCTGAGCATGCGCAACGTTGCTTGTCGAAGCGATCCAGACGCAGATTCCAGCCACCAGCAACCGGACCAGCACAGCGGGAGCGCGGCAAGACGAATGGGCAATCGACTTTGGGACCATGAAAACAAGGTACTTTCTGCGAGGAACGTAAAACGCGCTGGTTGCGAGAACTGACCAGATTGATAGCCGTCAAATGCCGTCTTGCATCCGATCCGGTAACATCCGAATTCGATCAAATTCCGCCAACCATTGCGACTCCAGTTTTACCTAGTCGATCGACACTTTGACGCTCTGCCTGCATTCAGCTTCGCCGCCAAATGGTGGATCGTCTTGTAGTTGCGAGCCGTTGTCGCCACACCAAGTTTGCGTTCAACTGCCGATGCAAGCTTAGAACGCCCGAAACCGTCGGGTGCGTGCAAGTAGAAAACACTATCGACCAACTGATAGCGTTCTGTCGATGTGGCGAGGCTTGCAAGCCCGTCGTTGTCGGGTGACGTCGGGACAGAATCAAGAAAGAAGAAGTGGAGCGTCTTCGGGTCGACGACAGCATCTGGAAACGGGTTATTCGCGATCGCGGAATGGAATTCGGCGGCAGTCAAAAGCAAGACGGTCGGACGAAAGCCAAATTCCGATTCAGTAGCGTCGCCAACCAAACGGGTAAGCTTGGCTTTCGACTTGGCAGCAGAATCGAACAGCACGTTTCCGCTTTGGATATACGTTTGCACCGATCGGCAACCGATCGATTCCAACGCCAACCTCAACGGAGCCATCGGCATCTTGTTCCGACCGCCGACGTTGATTCCTCGAAACAGAGCGATCCAGGTATTCATCAGGCTTCAGCTAAATCTTTTTCTTGTGACAAGAGAACAGCATCGTTCGGCAGCAAATCCCAGCGGACGCAAACGTCTGGTCTCTTACGATACTTTGACGGCGGTTGCGCGTTCCAGCGTAGCGGAAGCTCCGAAACCGAGAAGCCAACGCAGATAACCGAATCGTTCGATTCGCGTTACCGCGAAACCGTTTCGCTCATACATTCTGCGGGCGTTCGGGTTCGTCTCCACCACATCTAGCCGTACCGACTCGAAACCACTTATCCCTGCGAACTGCATCAGTTCATGAAGTAGTTGCGTCCCGACGCCTTGGCCACGCATCGAGGGATCCACAACGATACCATCCATCAACAACTGTCCGTTGGTGAGCGATCGCTCATACAAGCTGAATACGAGCGCGGCCCAGTTTCCGCGAATCACTCCAGCGTGCTTGATCAAAGAGCTGTAGGTCATCCCGTCGGTCAACGATCCCTCATGCGTCTTGTACCCAGCCAACCCAATGAGTCCATCGTCTTTGATCGCAGCGAATGCGTAGTCAAGATTCAGCGATTCCGACAACAACGCATGGCGATGTTCGGCACAAGGAATCGCAACGGCGAACTTCGGACCAAACGCGTCTTCGTACAGTGCCGCAGCAGGCAATCGCATCGCCTCGGGAATTCCGTGAACGATCGTGAAATCAATGGGAACGTGAGTCATGGAGCCTACCGGTGGGCAACCCTGCAAAGCAATAACTGGCAGCGAAACTCGTGATCCGAAACGTAGCCAATGTTATCGAATGAGCATGCCTATCCATTCGTTCTTGATGTAAATAAGATCAAAAAAACTGTTTGCAATCCGTCCTCGGCGCGAAACGTATTTGCGCAATTGTCACTTGCTTCAACGAGTGTCGCCGAGATAGAACGGTAAGTCATTGCGTTGAATTCATGATTGTCTTGATTTCAAGCATAGAGCATGGCTTAGTACTTTCCGTTGGTGCCGAACGTTTCCTGCTTCGATGGTCGCGGTCGCACCCTTACGCTGTGGTCTGGCTCGCCGGTGACTCGATGGAACTCGTCCGGCGTCCGTTTGCTTGGCAGATAGTCACCGGTTTGTTCCGTCCACGCGGCAAGTTCCGCAGTCATCCGCTCTTGGATCGATGTGTAGGCGGGATCGTCCATCAAATTCTTAAGCTCGCCCGGATCTCGCTGGAGGTCGAACAGTTCCCATTCGGGGCGAGGGGCTCGGAAGCATGTTTGTTGCTGTGGCGTCAACTCGCCCGCGTTCTCCAGCTTCAACATGTTTTGCCATGACAGTCCGCGTCCCGCATCGGCGGACGGCGTCGGCGGAAGGTCGGGGTAATCGTTTCGAATCAGTTTGTATTGATGGTCGACGATGCAGCGAGCGTGATCTTCGTAATCGTGCCAGTGATCTTCGGCAAATGCGAATTGACGATGGGATCGGGTCGGATCGAATAGCACCGACGCAAAGCTCTTTGCTTCCCTATCGCCAAACGCATCCCAACCGGGTTCACCCGCGAGCTCCAAAAAAGTCTTTGCGATGTCCACGGAACTGACAAGCGCATCCGTCGTATTCCCCGCCACAATTCTGGCTGGCCAACGGACGATCCATGGCGTTCGAATGCCGCCGTCGTACAGACTTGTTTTATCACGAGGAAAAGGCCGACCGTTGTCGCTGATGAACAACACCACTGTGTTCTCGGCAACGCCCTGATGGTTCAGCTTCGCCATCACCTTCCCAACGTAGGAGTCCAGGCGTCCGATTTCGTCGTAGTACAAACGCAAGTCTTCGCGAACATCAGCCGTGTCGGGCAAGTGCGCTGGAACGATCACGTCTTCGGCACGGTGCGGTGGATCGAGTGCGCCGTCAGTGTATTCACGGTGCGGATCGAGCGCCGCCAACCACATGCAAAACGGTTTCGACATGTCACGCTCCTCCAGTGCCCTTTCCCAATCCTCGCAACCACTGGGTTGATCCGCAATCATTTTTGGCGGTTCACCGTCGATGCCCGACGGCAAGACGAAACCCGCCGTCGACGCTTCGTAGACTTTGTCGAAGTGGTCACGGATGAAATCGCCCATGTGCCACTTTCCAGCCGCGGCGGTGTAGTACCCTCGCGATCGCAGCGCGTTGGTGAATGTCTTGCTTCCCGCCGGGATCGGCCAATGAAGCTGTTCTGCGCCCGTGTTGTGCGGGTATTGGCCGGTGATGATGCTTGCTCGCGACGGACTACACGAATTCGTCGTCAAGTACGCGTGTCGGAACCGCAATCCCTCGCCGGCAAGCCGATCGAGATTCGGCGTGCGGATGGCGGGATGCCCGTAGGCGCCGCAATCGTCCCAGTTCATATCGTCAGCGATCATCAACACAAAACTGGGGGATGCCGACGCGGATTCACCGCTGTCGGTACGACCTTGGCACCACCCCAGTTGCGAGAAAACGATCGATCCCGCGACAGCGACAAGACCGCCCAGCAATCGCAGATAATTCGCAGCCATCGTTGTCCGCACACTTTGATCAATCATGTTGTTCACTGTTTCTTACCCGCTTTTTGCTTGTTCGGCTTTGGTTTCTTTTTTGACTTCGAATGAACCACGCCAGGTCGCGGCATCACTTCGTCGGGCGCGCGAAACACATAGGGCTCCCAAGTCGCCAGCGTACTTTCCCATTCAGCTAAAGTTCTGGTGGGATACCACGCGGGCCAGCCATGTTTGTTGAAGTCATAATTGCCAGCGTTATCCGTCACCCAATCGTTCACCGTCGAATCGGGATTGGATTCGGGGAAGACATCGACGGCGCGAAATTCATCGGTCACACCTTGGTCGTGAATCACGTTCTCTCGCCAATCGTTCAATTCTTTCAGGAGCTCGGCCTGAACGTCAGCGTATTTTGGGTCGCCCGCCAGATTTCGAACCTCGAACGGATCGCTGCGCAGATCAAACAGCTCAACTTCGGGCTTGGTTGCCCCCATGAAAACGGCTTGTTCGGGTGTCAGATCGCCCTTCATGTTCATGACGTTCAGTGCCGCCAGCATCGGATACGAACCTTCTTTGTACCGATTGAATTGGCACCAAGGACGCTCTGGCATCAAATTCTGGATCAACTTGAAATCGCGAGACCGAATCGCACGCATTGAATCGTGCGTTTCGTCCATCTTGTCGCGAGCTGCAAAAACATACTTGCGATTCTTTACTTCGTCGCTGAACAGACTCTTTCCGTGTAGCGGAACCGGCGCCTTGATGCCAGCGGCTTCCAGAATCGTTGCACAGATGTCGATCGACATGACCAAATCGCTGCTGACTTGTCCGGGCTGAACTTTGCCGGGCCAACGCATGATCATCGGGATGCGAATGCCGCCATCGTACAAGAACTGCTTCCCGCGAATGTGGCACCGTCCATGGTCACCAAGGAAGAACACGATCGTGTTTTCGGAAAGGCCCTCGTCATCAAGTCGCTTCAGCAATGCACCGATTTTACGATCGACGACTTGCATCTGCTCGAGCCCGTTCGCCCAATCGCGGCGACAGAACGGTGTATCGGGGTAGTACGGCGGCAGTTCGACGTCGCTAATATCGATCGATCGTTCGGGATCGCGATTCCAAGCCCGGTGCGTCTCGCCAAACGTCATTCTTGCAAAGAATGGCTGGTCGGGTTTTCGCTCAGACCAATCCTCACCCATGAACAATTCCGACTTGCTGTCGGGCGTGAAGTTGCAATCGGTCTTGTAACTCATCAGAGCCGTGAAATAGCCCGCGTCTTGAAACAGATGCGGAATCGGCTTGATCCCATGCGGCAGCGGTTTCTTGTTGTATTCGCGGTGTTGGTTCGCACCGATGTAGTTTTGATGGAACCCCGTCATCATCGCCGATCGAGAAGTCGAACAAACCGGCGACGTAGTAAATGCGGATTCGTAACGGATGCCTTGCGATGCGAGCTTGTCGACATGCGGCGTCTGGATTCCTTTTGTTCCATAGCAGGACAAATCCGGCGACCAGTCTTCGATCATGACCCAAAGGATGTTTGGCCGACGGGATTCGTGGTCGCTTGACTCGTCCGCATTCACGGGCGAGTTTGCGACCATCGCGAATAGGACCATACCGATGGCATGAAACATCGCCGCATTTCTGATTTTCATTGAGGACTTCACTTCGCTCTCGAGTCACGTGTCAACGGCCGGCGTGCAGGTGCATAAAACCAACCTCGAATTAGTCCGTCCGCATTTCTGGGCCAGCGGTTCCTAGCTGCGTCAAGCGATGGCAAGCGTGTTGTAAGCCTCTGTTTCGCGGCCTCGTACGGGGCCGTGCCCGCTAGGTCAGCAAACTCATTCGGACCAGCCCCATGATCCTACAATCTTTCCGACCCATCCGCCTATCGAATGTACCGACAATGTTCCGAGCGAACAGGATGGTTGCCAATTCCTTGAGTGATCACGACGACAAAATCTGGAGGTGCCGACGGACATTTCAAAAATCGCTTTAATCGCCGGTCTTCAAAATCTTCGATACGAACCGAATCGCAAACATCGATCAGCATCGGAAAAATGTGCAGCAAGCTGATGAACAAAATCGATCTGCCGAAGAGACAATGGTATTCCATGCGGATTCGCGATGCGACCAGTCGTTCGCGTGGCGCAAGTATAAACTACGCTGTCCGAAGGCCCCTGTAAGCCGCGCCGGCCATTCTCAAAAACTGAACTGCAATGAAACAACGATTGATAGCGGCACTGACCATCTCTTTGTTTTTGGGATCCATTTTGTCCGCCGCGCCGACCAACCGCCCCAATGTCATTTTGATCTTTGCCGATGATCTTGGCCCCGGCTTACTCGGATGCTACGGCCAGCAACGAATCACGACACCTCATATCGACCAACTTGCTCGCGAGGGCATGAAGTTTACGAACTATTACGGCGGAGTTTACTGCGCACCGGCTCGCTGGTCCTTGTTGACCGGAATGCACGACGGCCGCATCGGCGGTTGGGCTCAAACCCGCGCAGGCCTTCCAATCCAGCGTGATGCCGGCCGAATCTCCGAAGACGATTTTCAGCGGCGCATGATCGCCGTCAAGGCAAGCGCTCATCCGATCGCCGACGACGAAGTCTTCTTGGGTCAAGTTGCCCAGGACGCCGGTTACCAGACGGCACAGTTCGGAAAGCTCGATCGCGGATTCTTGACTTGGCACGAACAGGTGAAACGCTTCGGATGGGACTTCTACGAGGGCTACTTCGACCACCAACGTTGCCATGGCTTTTACCCGCCGTACTTGTGGCGCAATGGAGATCGTTTTGAACTAGACGGGAACAGCGATCCCGATTGCGGAAAAATGAGCGAACAGGGTGATGAGCCCGTCGGATCGGGCGGAAAAACATATTCTCAGAATGTCTTCATCCAAAGCATCTTGCAGTATCTGCGTGATCATCGGAAAGAACGATTCTTCCTCTATCACCCGACCCAACTGCCGCACGGCCCCGTCGCCATCCCCGAACTGCATCCCGACTTCGCAAACGACGACAGCCTGACGCTTGCCGAAAAAAAGTATGCGTCAATGGTCAAGATGTTAGACGATCACGTGGGTCTGATCATGCAAGAACTGAAGACACTCGGAATGGACGACAACACGATCGTTCTTTTCGCTTCGGACAACGGACACGAACTCTACTACGGCCCGAAGTCCGCGTACAAACAACAGCGACTGGCAAACGGCGAGAAGGCGAACCTAACGGACCAAAAATGGCGTACGTCGGAGTGCGGTGACGTTTTCGATGGCGCCGGCGGACGCGCCGGCCTGAAACGAAGCGGCTACCAAGGCGGTATGCAGTGTCCGTTGATTGCGCGTTGGCCCGGACGAATCGCTGCGGAATCAGAATCCGATTTGCTGACTGCCCACTACGATTTCATGGCAACGCTGGCGAGCTTGGTCAACGCGGATCTTCCCTCCGGCAAAGACGGCATCTCGTATCTGCCGACGTTGTTGGGCCAGCCACAAATTC
It contains:
- a CDS encoding sulfatase family protein → MIADDMNWDDCGAYGHPAIRTPNLDRLAGEGLRFRHAYLTTNSCSPSRASIITGQYPHNTGAEQLHWPIPAGSKTFTNALRSRGYYTAAAGKWHMGDFIRDHFDKVYEASTAGFVLPSGIDGEPPKMIADQPSGCEDWERALEERDMSKPFCMWLAALDPHREYTDGALDPPHRAEDVIVPAHLPDTADVREDLRLYYDEIGRLDSYVGKVMAKLNHQGVAENTVVLFISDNGRPFPRDKTSLYDGGIRTPWIVRWPARIVAGNTTDALVSSVDIAKTFLELAGEPGWDAFGDREAKSFASVLFDPTRSHRQFAFAEDHWHDYEDHARCIVDHQYKLIRNDYPDLPPTPSADAGRGLSWQNMLKLENAGELTPQQQTCFRAPRPEWELFDLQRDPGELKNLMDDPAYTSIQERMTAELAAWTEQTGDYLPSKRTPDEFHRVTGEPDHSVRVRPRPSKQETFGTNGKY
- a CDS encoding arylsulfatase, which produces MKQRLIAALTISLFLGSILSAAPTNRPNVILIFADDLGPGLLGCYGQQRITTPHIDQLAREGMKFTNYYGGVYCAPARWSLLTGMHDGRIGGWAQTRAGLPIQRDAGRISEDDFQRRMIAVKASAHPIADDEVFLGQVAQDAGYQTAQFGKLDRGFLTWHEQVKRFGWDFYEGYFDHQRCHGFYPPYLWRNGDRFELDGNSDPDCGKMSEQGDEPVGSGGKTYSQNVFIQSILQYLRDHRKERFFLYHPTQLPHGPVAIPELHPDFANDDSLTLAEKKYASMVKMLDDHVGLIMQELKTLGMDDNTIVLFASDNGHELYYGPKSAYKQQRLANGEKANLTDQKWRTSECGDVFDGAGGRAGLKRSGYQGGMQCPLIARWPGRIAAESESDLLTAHYDFMATLASLVNADLPSGKDGISYLPTLLGQPQIQTHDYVIVNNHFNAMGSCAIIDRDGWKLVESNKNAGEYQLYNILVDNQERDNVEGEHPGRVSKLKDILLQQIDSERPDLSVTANQ
- a CDS encoding sulfatase family protein, with product MKIRNAAMFHAIGMVLFAMVANSPVNADESSDHESRRPNILWVMIEDWSPDLSCYGTKGIQTPHVDKLASQGIRYESAFTTSPVCSTSRSAMMTGFHQNYIGANQHREYNKKPLPHGIKPIPHLFQDAGYFTALMSYKTDCNFTPDSKSELFMGEDWSERKPDQPFFARMTFGETHRAWNRDPERSIDISDVELPPYYPDTPFCRRDWANGLEQMQVVDRKIGALLKRLDDEGLSENTIVFFLGDHGRCHIRGKQFLYDGGIRIPMIMRWPGKVQPGQVSSDLVMSIDICATILEAAGIKAPVPLHGKSLFSDEVKNRKYVFAARDKMDETHDSMRAIRSRDFKLIQNLMPERPWCQFNRYKEGSYPMLAALNVMNMKGDLTPEQAVFMGATKPEVELFDLRSDPFEVRNLAGDPKYADVQAELLKELNDWRENVIHDQGVTDEFRAVDVFPESNPDSTVNDWVTDNAGNYDFNKHGWPAWYPTRTLAEWESTLATWEPYVFRAPDEVMPRPGVVHSKSKKKPKPNKQKAGKKQ
- a CDS encoding DUF1697 domain-containing protein, whose protein sequence is MNTWIALFRGINVGGRNKMPMAPLRLALESIGCRSVQTYIQSGNVLFDSAAKSKAKLTRLVGDATESEFGFRPTVLLLTAAEFHSAIANNPFPDAVVDPKTLHFFFLDSVPTSPDNDGLASLATSTERYQLVDSVFYLHAPDGFGRSKLASAVERKLGVATTARNYKTIHHLAAKLNAGRASKCRSTR
- a CDS encoding GNAT family N-acetyltransferase — translated: MTHVPIDFTIVHGIPEAMRLPAAALYEDAFGPKFAVAIPCAEHRHALLSESLNLDYAFAAIKDDGLIGLAGYKTHEGSLTDGMTYSSLIKHAGVIRGNWAALVFSLYERSLTNGQLLMDGIVVDPSMRGQGVGTQLLHELMQFAGISGFESVRLDVVETNPNARRMYERNGFAVTRIERFGYLRWLLGFGASATLERATAVKVS